In Streptomyces ambofaciens ATCC 23877, a single genomic region encodes these proteins:
- the ftsH gene encoding ATP-dependent zinc metalloprotease FtsH gives MTNPSPPRKAPEPPWRTEGTPDEPPKPPPGRRMRGGWWNLALAALIVYLIANLVLSFFNEGDEPTISYTEFSKQVDEGNVSKIYAKGDAIQGQLKKARDNPEGDGSYTKFTTERPTFADDRLWDDLTEHGVTVTAEPVVQQRSFLVNLLIALAPMLLLVVLWIFIARRMRGALGGGAGGMLGRKAPPKPVELEAGEPRTTFADVAGIDEVEGELSDVVDFLKNPDAYRRMGAKMPRGVLLSGPPGTGKTLLARAVAGEAGVPFFSASASEFIEMIVGVGASRVRELFAEARKVAPSIIFIDEIDTIGRARGGGSGMGGHDEREQTLNQILTEMDGFSGAEGVIVIAATNRADILDPALTRPGRFDRLVNVSPPDRGGRKAILEIHTREIPLAPDVDLTQVARTTPGMTGAELANLANEAALLAVKRKQDRVTQANLSEALEKVQLGAERPLVMPEEERRRTAYHESGHALLGMLQPGADPVRKITIVPRGRALGVTLSTPDSDKYAYTEEYLRGRIIGALGGMAAEQVVYDVITTGSESDLEQVTRIARGMVGRWGMSERVGRLSALPGDAQQAYGLAAAPGTLDAIDGEMRRVVDECYAEAVRKLRDHRAQLDALAEALLADETLEEADAYRIAGITRSARDVLEA, from the coding sequence ATGACCAACCCGTCCCCGCCGCGCAAGGCCCCCGAGCCGCCCTGGCGCACCGAGGGCACGCCCGACGAGCCGCCCAAGCCGCCGCCCGGCAGACGGATGCGCGGCGGCTGGTGGAACCTGGCCCTGGCCGCGCTGATCGTCTACCTCATCGCCAACCTCGTGCTCTCCTTCTTCAACGAGGGCGACGAGCCGACCATCTCCTACACGGAGTTCAGCAAGCAGGTCGACGAGGGCAACGTCAGCAAGATCTACGCCAAGGGCGACGCGATCCAGGGCCAGCTGAAGAAGGCCCGGGACAATCCCGAGGGCGACGGGAGCTACACCAAGTTCACCACCGAGCGGCCGACCTTCGCCGACGACCGGCTCTGGGACGACCTGACCGAGCACGGCGTCACCGTCACGGCCGAACCCGTCGTCCAGCAGCGCAGCTTCCTGGTCAATCTTCTGATCGCACTGGCCCCGATGCTGCTCCTGGTGGTGCTGTGGATCTTCATCGCGCGGCGTATGAGGGGCGCTCTCGGCGGTGGCGCCGGCGGCATGCTCGGCCGCAAGGCGCCGCCCAAGCCGGTCGAGCTGGAGGCCGGCGAGCCGCGCACGACCTTCGCCGACGTGGCAGGGATCGACGAGGTCGAGGGTGAGCTCAGCGACGTCGTCGACTTCCTGAAGAACCCCGACGCGTACCGCCGCATGGGCGCCAAGATGCCCCGGGGCGTCCTGCTGTCCGGCCCGCCCGGCACCGGGAAGACCCTCCTCGCGCGCGCGGTCGCCGGGGAGGCGGGGGTGCCGTTCTTCTCCGCGTCGGCGTCCGAGTTCATCGAGATGATCGTGGGCGTGGGCGCCTCCCGGGTGCGGGAGCTGTTCGCCGAGGCGCGCAAGGTGGCACCGTCGATCATCTTCATCGACGAGATCGACACCATCGGCCGCGCGAGGGGCGGCGGCTCCGGCATGGGCGGCCACGACGAGCGCGAGCAGACCCTGAACCAGATCCTCACGGAGATGGACGGCTTCTCCGGCGCCGAGGGCGTGATCGTCATCGCCGCCACCAACCGCGCCGACATCCTGGACCCGGCCCTGACCCGGCCCGGCCGCTTCGACCGCCTGGTCAACGTCTCGCCGCCGGACCGGGGCGGCCGCAAGGCGATCCTGGAGATCCACACCCGCGAGATCCCGCTCGCCCCGGACGTCGACCTGACCCAGGTGGCCCGCACGACCCCGGGCATGACCGGCGCCGAACTCGCCAACCTGGCCAACGAGGCCGCACTGCTGGCGGTCAAGCGGAAGCAGGACCGGGTGACGCAGGCGAACCTCTCCGAGGCCCTGGAGAAGGTCCAGCTGGGCGCCGAACGCCCCCTGGTGATGCCCGAGGAGGAACGCCGGCGCACCGCCTACCACGAGAGCGGACACGCCCTGCTGGGCATGCTGCAACCGGGCGCCGACCCCGTTCGCAAGATCACCATCGTGCCGCGCGGACGGGCGCTCGGGGTGACGCTCTCCACGCCGGACTCGGACAAGTACGCGTACACGGAGGAGTACCTGCGCGGACGGATCATCGGCGCGCTCGGTGGCATGGCGGCCGAGCAGGTGGTGTATGACGTGATCACCACCGGCTCGGAGAGCGACCTCGAACAGGTCACCCGGATCGCGCGCGGCATGGTCGGCCGCTGGGGCATGAGCGAACGGGTCGGCCGGCTCTCCGCACTCCCCGGCGACGCCCAGCAGGCCTACGGCCTCGCCGCCGCCCCGGGGACCCTCGACGCCATCGACGGCGAGATGCGGCGGGTCGTCGACGAGTGCTACGCGGAGGCCGTGCGCAAGCTGCGCGACCACCGCGCACAGCTCGACGCGCTGGCCGAGGCGCTGCTGGCCGACGAGACGCTGGAGGAGGCGGACGCGTACCGGATCGCCGGGATCACACGGTCGGCCAGGGACGTCCTGGAGGCGTGA
- a CDS encoding class I SAM-dependent methyltransferase — protein sequence MTPTLVRQHSSHAGATPRVDLRARARDWSEIQERMLVPLYEAVYERLDVGGGTRMLGLGCGSGLALLMAASRGASVTGVESRFPERVDLARQRLLPEAPGGRDARARADAARVVEGAPRDAADPSAPAFTLVTAFEPIGCLAGDSEGLGELLAQTVPLAGRGAAVVLAGWGPPERCATTSVLRVATKLADPLRGAGSWRPALRDDLEEVAQRAGLRPDGSGRVACPFGYGGVDSAVRGLLSTGLFDAAIAATDQEQVDKELSEALHPHQRSDGTVWMPNVFRYLIARTI from the coding sequence ATGACACCTACGCTCGTGCGGCAGCACTCATCTCACGCGGGGGCAACGCCCCGCGTGGACCTGCGTGCACGCGCGCGTGACTGGTCCGAGATACAGGAGCGGATGCTCGTACCGCTCTACGAGGCCGTCTACGAGCGACTGGACGTGGGCGGCGGCACCAGGATGCTCGGGCTGGGCTGCGGGTCCGGGCTGGCTCTGCTGATGGCCGCCTCGCGCGGTGCCTCGGTGACCGGTGTCGAGTCGCGCTTCCCGGAGCGCGTCGACCTGGCACGGCAGCGGTTGCTGCCCGAGGCGCCCGGGGGCCGGGACGCACGCGCGCGTGCGGACGCCGCCCGGGTCGTCGAGGGCGCGCCCCGGGACGCGGCGGACCCGTCGGCTCCGGCGTTCACCCTGGTGACCGCCTTCGAGCCCATCGGGTGCCTGGCGGGCGACTCGGAGGGGCTGGGCGAGCTGCTCGCGCAGACCGTGCCGCTGGCCGGGCGCGGGGCGGCCGTGGTGCTGGCCGGCTGGGGCCCGCCGGAGCGGTGCGCGACGACGTCGGTGCTGCGGGTGGCCACCAAGCTCGCGGACCCGTTGCGCGGCGCGGGCAGCTGGCGCCCCGCCCTGCGCGACGACCTGGAGGAGGTCGCCCAGCGCGCCGGGCTCAGGCCGGACGGCTCGGGGCGGGTGGCGTGCCCCTTCGGGTACGGCGGCGTCGACAGCGCGGTGCGCGGACTGCTGTCGACCGGTCTGTTCGACGCGGCGATCGCGGCGACCGACCAGGAGCAGGTCGACAAGGAACTCTCGGAGGCTCTGCATCCGCACCAGCGGTCGGACGGGACCGTGTGGATGCCGAACGTGTTCCGGTACCTGATCGCCCGGACGATCTGA